The proteins below come from a single Corylus avellana chromosome ca3, CavTom2PMs-1.0 genomic window:
- the LOC132176579 gene encoding ABC transporter C family member 3-like encodes MSVLFSRYYSSPMHSAKGTDFLLKPVFLRGVSGSLHLVLLFVLFISWVCKKFNVGRGEGPKGRFENTRGLYHKQSTLFCCLCVSLFSLVLCLLNYFYWYRNGWSDEGLVTLLDLALRTLAWGALCLYFRTQLFNSGEPKYPFLLRVWWGFYLFMSSYCLVINIVLYRKHVNVYTQYFVSDIVSVVTGLFFSYVGFFGKNEGTEDTLLEEPLLNGDSTASNEAESIKSNGGETVTPYSNAGFFSILTFSWMGPLIAVGNKKTLDLEDVPQLDPGDSVVRSFPTFRNKLAVECGTFNRMTTLKLVKALISSVWKEILLTALLVVIYALASYVGPYLIDTFVQYLNGQQEFKTEGYILASVFFAAKLVECLSQRHWFFRVQQAGIKVRSVLIAMIYNKGLTLSCQSKQGHSIGEIINFMSVDAERIGEFGWYMHEPWMVLVQVVIALLILYKNLGLASIATLIATIIVMLANVPLGKLQEKFQDKIMESKDRRMKATSEILRNMRILKLQGWEIKFLSKIKELRKTEEGWLKKFVYTFAMSSFVFWGAPTFVSVVTFGACILMGIPLESGKILSALATFRILQEPIYNLPDTISMIAQTRVSLDRIASFLHLDDLQSDVIEKLPRGSSDTAIEIIEGNFSWELSSPNPTLKDINFKLQNGMRMAVCGTVGSGKSSLLSCILGEVPKISGTIKLCGTKAYVAQSPWIQSGKIEENILFGKEMDREKYDSILEACSLKKDLEILSFGDQTVIGERGINLSGGQKQRIQIARALYQDADIYLLDDPFSAVDAHTGSHLFKQCLLGLLSSKTVVYVTHQVEFLPAADLILVMKDGRITQAGKYSDILNAGTDFMELVGAHKKALSALDSAEAGSGSESTSMSMEDGSMASANGVVKKQENKDFQDGKADDIMGSKGQIIQEEEREKGKVSFSVYWKYITMAYGGALVPFILLAQVLFQLLQIGSNYWMAWASPVSQDTKPAVGSSMLIIVYVTLAIGSSFCILVRSTLLVTAGYRTATLLFNKMHFCIFRAPMSFFDSTPSGRILNRASMDQSRVDLNIASQVGAVAFSMIQLLGIIAVMSQVAWQVFIVFIPVIGTCIWYQQYYIPSARELARLVGVCNAPVIQHFAETISGSTTIRSFDEESRFSGTNMKLTDAYCRPKFHIAGAMEWLCFRLDILSSITFAFSLLFLISLPKGVIDPGIAGLAVTYGLNLNTLQMWVIWNICELENKIISVERIFQYTCIPSEPPLVIEENQPDYSWPSHGEVDIRDLQVRYAPQMPLVLRGLTCTFPGGMKTGIVGRTGSGKSTLIQALFRIVEPTAGQIMIDGINISLIGLHDLRSRLSIIPQDPTMFEGTVRSNLDPLEEYTDEQIWEALDKCQLVDEVRKKEGKLDSAVSENGENWSVGQRQLVCLGRVLLKKSKVLVLDEATASVDTATDNLIQQTLRQHFSNCTVIAIAHRITSVLDSDMVLLLSNGLIEECDSPTRLLENKSSSFAQLVAEYTVGSSAESLSR; translated from the exons ATGTCAGTCTTGTTTTCTCGCTACTACTCCTCTCCCATGCACTCAGCCAAAGGTACTGATTTTCTCCTCAAACCCGTTTTCCTGCGTGGGGTTTCTGGTTCATTACACCTGGTTTTGTTATTTGTCTTGTTTATCTCATGGGTGTGCAAGAAATTCAATGTGGGTCGTGGTGAAGGTCCAAAGGGAAGGTTTGAAAACACCAGGGGTTTGTACCATAAACAGAGTACtctgttttgttgtttatgtGTTTCTCTGTTTAGTCTTGTCTTATGTTTATTGAATTACTTTTATTGGTATAGAAATGGTTGGTCTGATGAAGGGCTAGTGACTCTTTTGGATTTAGCGCTTAGGACACTCGCTTGGGGTGCACTTTGTCTCTACTTCCGTACCCAACTGTTTAATTCGGGTGAACCAAAGTACCCGTTTTTATTGAGAGTTTGGTGGGGTTTCTACCTCTTCATGTCTTCTTACTGTCTTGTTATAAACATTGTTCTCTATAGAAAACATGTTAATGTATACACTCAGTATTTTGTTTCGGATATCGTCTCTGTTGTCACTGGTTTGTTCTTCTCTTATGTGGGGTTTTTCGGTAAGAATGAGGGCACTGAAGATACCCTTCTCGAAGAACCTCTTTTGAATGGTGATTCAACTGCAAGCAATGAAGCAGAGTCAATTAAGTCAAACGGGGGTGAAACTGTAACCCCTTATTCAAATGCTGGATTTTTTAGCATTCTTACTTTCTCCTGGATGGGTCCTCTAATTGCTGTTGGCAATAAGAAGACATTAGACCTTGAGGATGTTCCTCAACTGGACCCCGGTGATAGTGTGGTAAGGAGCTTTCCAACCTTTAGAAATAAGCTTGCTGTTGAGTGTGGTACATTTAACAGAATGACCACACTGAAGCTGGTGAAGGCATTAATCTCCTCGGTATGGAAAGAGATTCTTTTGACAGCCCTTCTCGTGGTTATTTATGCATTGGCTTCATATGTTGGACCATATCTTATTGACACTTTTGTTCAATACCTCAACGGGCAGCAGGAGTTCAAGACTGAGGGCTATATTCTGGCTTCAGTGTTTTTCGCTGCAAAACTTGTGGAATGCCTCTCGCAGAGGCACTGGTTCTTTAGGGTGCAACAGGCCGGAATTAAGGTTCGATCAGTATTGATCGCAATGATCTACAATAAAGGTCTAACCCTTTCATGCCAGTCAAAGCAGGGCCACAGTATTGGGGAGATCATTAATTTCATGAGTGTTGATGCTGAGAGAATTGGTGAATTTGGTTGGTATATGCATGAGCCCTGGATGGTCCTTGTGCAAGTTGTTATTGCATTGttaattttgtataaaaatctTGGGCTTGCTTCGATCGCAACTCTTATTGCAACTATAATTGTTATGTTGGCAAATGTTCCTTTGGGAAAATTACAAGAGAAGTTTCAAGACAAGATAATGGAGTCAAAAGACAGAAGGATGAAGGCAACATCTGAGATTTTAAGGAACATGAGGATTCTCAAGCTTCAAGGATGGGAGATTAAGTTTCTATCTAAGATTAAGGAGCTTAGGAAGACGGAGGAAGGATGGTTGAAGAAGTTTGTTTAcacttttgcaatgtcctcATTTGTCTTCTGGGGTGCTCCCACATTTGTATCTGTGGTCACTTTTGGTGCCTGTATACTAATGGGGATCCCACTTGAATCGGGGAAGATTTTATCTGCACTTGCAACGTTTAGGATTCTTCAGGAGCCCATCTATAATCTTCCCGACACAATCTCAATGATAGCTCAAACTAGAGTGTCTCTTGATCGGATTGCATCATTCCTTCATCTTGATGATTTGCAATCTGATGTTATAGAGAAGCTTCCAAGAGGTAGTTCTGATACAGCAATAGAAATTATTGAGGGAAATTTCTCTTGGGAATTATCTTCCCCTAATCCAACATTGAAAgatataaatttcaaattgcAAAATGGCATGAGGATGGCTGTTTGTGGGACTGTTGGCTCAGGAAAGTCAAGTTTGCTTTCCTGTATACTGGGAGAAGTGCCCAAGATCTCTGGGACCATTAAGTTGTGCGGGACAAAGGCCTATGTTGCACAGTCACCATGGATACAAAGTGGCAAGATAGAAGAAAACATATTGTTTGGTAAGGAGATGGATAGAGAAAAGTATGACAGCATTCTTGAAGCATGTTCGTTGAAGAAGGACCTGGAAATTCTCTCATTTGGGGATCAGACAGTCATAGGTGAGAGAGGAATCAATTTGAGTGGTGGGCAGAAGCAAAGAATCCAAATTGCACGTGCTCTGTATCAAGATGCTGATATTTATCTATTAGATGATCCTTTTAGCGCTGTGGATGCTCATACAGGATCGCACCTCTTTAAG CAATGTTTGCTGGGCCTTTTGAGCTCAAAAACAGTGGTTTATGTTACTCATCAAGTAGAGTTCTTACCTGCTGCTGATCTTATCTTG GTCATGAAAGATGGAAGGATTACTCAAGCTGGAAAGTACAGTGACATCCTTAATGCAGGAACtgattttatggaacttgtggGAGCGCATAAGAAGGCTTTGTCAGCTCTTGATTCTGCAGAAGCAGGGTCAGGTTCTGAAAGTACAAGTATGAGCATGGAAGATGGGAGTATGGCCAGCGCTAATGGGGTtgtgaaaaaacaagaaaataaagattttcAAGATGGTAAAGCAGATGACATAATGGGGTCAAAAGGACAGATTAtccaagaagaagagagagagaaaggaaaagttAGTTTTTCAGTCTACTGGAAATATATCACTATGGCATACGGAGGAGCTCTTGTGCCATTTATATTGCTGGCACAGGTTCTCTTCCAGCTCCTTCAGATTGGAAGCAATTATTGGATGGCCTGGGCAAGTCCTGTCTCGCAGGACACGAAACCTGCAGTTGGTAGCTCTATGCTGATAATTGTCTATGTCACATTGGCCATTGGGAGTTCTTTTTGTATCCTTGTGAGATCGACGCTTCTTGTAACAGCTGGGTACAGGACAGCCACTCTACTCTTcaataaaatgcacttttgcATTTTTCGAGCTCCCATGTCATTTTTTGATTCCACTCCAAGTGGACGAATCCTAAATAGG GCTTCTATGGACCAAAGTAGAGTGGATTTGAACATTGCATCTCAAGTTGGGGCAGTTGCTTTCTCGATGATCCAGCTTCTTGGAATTATTGCGGTGATGTCTCAGGTGGCATGGCAGGTTTTCATCGTTTTTATTCCAGTAATTGGAACCTGTATCTGGTATCAG CAATATTACATACCTTCAGCACGAGAACTAGCAAGACTAGTTGGAGTGTGCAATGCTCCAGTGATACAACATTTTGCTGAAACAATTTCAGGCTCAACAACTATCCGGAGCTTTGATGAAGAGTCGAGATTCAGCGGCACAAATATGAAACTGACAGATGCGTATTGTCGGCCAAAGTTCCATATTGCTGGTGCAATGGAATGGTTATGCTTCCGCTTGGATATATTATCTTCAATCACATTTGCCTTCTCCTTACTTTTCTTGATCTCTCTTCCAAAAGGTGTCATTGATCCAG GCATTGCGGGCTTAGCTGTGACGTATGGACTTAATCTAAACACGTTACAAATGTGGGTAATATGGAATATTTGCGAATTGGAGAACAAAATTATATCAGTagagagaatatttcaatacaCTTGTATCCCGAGTGAGCCACCTCTTGTGATTGAAGAAAATCAGCCAGATTATTCCTGGCCATCGCATGGAGAAGTTGATATTCGTGATCTGCAG GTTCGTTATGCCCCACAGATGCCACTTGTATTGCGAGGTCTCACATGCACTTTTCCTGGAGGAATGAAAACTGGCATTGTAGGGAGAACAGGCAGTGGTAAATCAACTCTTATACAAGCACTTTTCAGAATTGTTGAACCTACTGCTGGTCAAATAATGATAGATGGCATTAACATCTCCTTGATTGGACTGCATGATTTGCGCTCTAGACTAAGCATTATTCCTCAAGATCCAACCATGTTTGAAGGGACTGTACGAAGCAACCTGGATCCACTTGAAGAGTATACAGATGAACAAATTTGGGAG GCTCTGGATAAGTGTCAGCTTGTAGATGAAGTtaggaagaaagaaggaaaacttGATTCTGCAG TTAGTGAGAATGGAGAGAATTGGAGTGTGGGTCAGAGGCAGCTGGTCTGCCTTGGCCGTGTGCTACTCAAAAAAAGTAAGGTATTGGTGCTTGATGAAGCTACTGCATCCGTTGATACGGCTACGGATAATCTGATTCAGCAAACACTGAGGCAACATTTTTCCAACTGTACAGTCATCGCCATTGCACATCGGATAACTTCGGTTCTTGATAGTGATATGGTTCTACTTCTAAGTAATG GGCTTATAGAGGAATGTGATTCTCCAACAAGATTGCTAGAAaacaagtcatcatcttttgCTCAACTTGTGGCAGAATATACTGTGGGGTCCAGTGCTGAAAGCTTAAGCAGATGA
- the LOC132176577 gene encoding ABC transporter C family member 3-like yields MEFLASLKHGMSILFPRYYSSPMYSAKGTDFLLKPVFLRGVSSSFHLVLLFVLFLSWVCKQFKVGRGEGPKGRFKNTRGLYYRQALICCFGVSVFSLVLCLLNYFYWYRNGWSDEGLVTLLDLALRTLAWGALCVSFRTQLFNSGEPKYPFLLRVWWGFYLFISSYCLVIDIVLYRKHVNVSTQYFVSDIVSVVTGLFFCYVGFFGKSEGTEDTLLEEPLLNGDSTASNEAEPNKSKGGETVTPYSNAGFFSILTFSWMGPLIAAGNKKTIDLEDVPQLDPRDSVVGSFPTFRDKLEVECGTINRMTTLKLVKALISSVWKEILLTALLVVIYALASYVGPYLIDTFVQYLNGRREFKNEGYILVSVFFAAKLVECLAQRHWFFRVQQAGIKVRSVLIAMIYNKGLTLSCQSKQGQSSGEIINFMSVDAERIGDFAWYIHDPWMVLVQVAIALLILYKNLGLASIATLIATVIVMLANVPLGKLQEKFQDKIMESKDRRMKATSEILRNMRILKLQGWEMKFLSKINELRKNEEGWLKKYVYTSAMTSFVFWGAPTFVSVVTFGACMLMGIPLESGKILSALATFRILQEPIYTLPDTISMIVQTKVSLDRIASFLRHDDLQSDVVEKLPRGSSDTAIEIIDGNFSWELSSPNPTLKDINLKVQNGLRVAVCGTVGSGKSSLLSCLLGEVPKISGTIKLCGTKAYVAQSPWIQSGKIEENILFGKEMDREKYESILEACSLKKDLEILSFGDQTVIGERGINLSGGQKQRIQIARALYQDADIYLFDDPFSAVDAHTGSHLFKECLLGLLRSKTVVYVTHQVEFLPAADLILVMKDGRITQAGKYSDILNSGTDFMELVGAHKKALSALDSAEAGSASKSTSMSMEDGSMASANGVVQKQENKDVQDGKVDDIVESKGQIIQEEEREKGKVSLSVYWKYITMAYGGALVPFILLAQVLFQLLQIGSNYWMAWASPVSMDVKPAVGSSLLIIVYVALAVGSSFCILVRSSLLATVGYRTATLLFNKMHFCIFRAPMSFFDSTPTGRILNRASTDQSAVDLNIPSQVGAVASSMIQLLGIIAVMSQVAWQVFIIFIPVIGTCIWYQQYYIPSARELARLVGVCKAPVIQHFAETISGATTIRSFDEGSRFSGTNMKLTDAYCRPKFHIAGAMEWLCFRLDMLSSITFAVSLLFVISLPKGVIDPGIAGLAVTYGLNLNMIQTWVIWNICQLENKIISVERIFQYTCISSEPPLVIEDNQPHSSWPSHGQVDICDLQVRYAPHMPLVLRGLTCTFPGGMKTGIVGRTGSGKSTLIQALFRIVEPAAGQIMIDGINISLIGLHDLRSRLSIIPQDPTMFEGTVRSNLDPLEEYTDEQIWEALDKCQLGDEVRKKEGKLDSTVSENGENWSVGQRQLVCLGRVLLKKSKVLVLDEATASVDTATDNLIQQTLRQHFSNCTVITIAHRITSVLDSDMVLLLNNGLIEEFDSPIRLLENKSSSFAQLVAEYTVRSNSSVEN; encoded by the exons ATGGAGTTTCTTGCATCCTTAAAGCACGGTATGTCAATATTGTTTCCTCGCTACTACTCCTCCCCCATGTACTCAGCCAAAGGTACTGATTTTCTCCTCAAACCCGTTTTCCTACGTGGggtttcttcttcatttcaccTGGTTTTGTTATTTGTCTTGTTTCTCTCATGGGTGTGCAAGCAATTCAAGGTGGGCCGCGGAGAAGGTCCAAAGGGAAGGTTTAAAAACACCAGGGGTTTGTACTATAGGCAGGCTctaatttgttgttttggtgtttCTGTGTTTAGTCTTGTCTTATGTTTATTGAATTACTTTTATTGGTATAGAAATGGTTGGTCTGATGAAGGGCTAGTGACCCTTTTGGATTTGGCGCTTAGAACACTCGCTTGGGGTGCACTTTGTGTTTCTTTCCGTACCCAACTGTTTAATTCGGGTGAACCAAAGTACCCGTTTTTATTGAGAGTTTGGTGGGGTTTCTACCTCTTCATTTCTTCTTATTGTCTTGTTATAGACATTGTTCTCTATAGAAAACATGTTAATGTATCCACTCAGTATTTTGTCTCGGATATCGTCTCTGTTGTCACTGGCTTGTTCTTCTGTTATGTGGGGTTTTTCGGTAAGAGTGAGGGTACTGAAGATACCCTTCTCGAAGAACCTCTTTTGAATGGTGATTCAACTGCAAGTAATGAAGCAGAGCCAAATAAGTCAAAGGGGGGTGAAACTGTAACCCCTTATTCAAATGCTGGATTTTTTAGCATTCTTACTTTCTCCTGGATGGGTCCTCTAATTGCTGCTGGCAATAAGAAGACAATAGACCTTGAGGATGTTCCTCAACTTGACCCCCGTGATAGCGTGGTTGGGAGCTTTCCAACCTTTAGAGATAAGCTTGAGGTTGAGTGTGGTACAATAAACAGAATGACCACGCTCAAGCTGGTGAAGGCATTAATCTCTTCGGTATGGAAAGAGATTCTTTTGACAGCCCTTCTCGTGGTTATTTACGCATTGGCTTCCTATGTTGGACCATATCTTATTGACACTTTTGTTCAATACCTCAATGGCCGGCGGGAGTTCAAGAATGAGGGCTATATTCTGGTTTCAGTGTTTTTTGCTGCAAAACTTGTGGAATGCCTCGCGCAGAGGCACTGGTTCTTTAGGGTGCAACAGGCCGGAATTAAGGTCCGATCAGTATTGATCGCAATGATCTACAATAAAGGTCTAACCCTTTCATGCCAGTCAAAGCAGGGCCAAAGTAGTGGGGAGATCATCAATTTCATGAGTGTTGATGCTGAGAGGATAGGTGACTTTGCTTGGTATATTCATGATCCCTGGATGGTCCTTGTGCAAGTTGCTATTGCATTGttaattttgtataaaaatctTGGGCTTGCTTCGATTGCAACACTTATTGCAACTGTAATTGTTATGTTGGCAAATGTTCCTTTGGGGAAATTACAAGAGAAGTTTCAGGACAAGATAATGGAGTCAAAAGACAGAAGAATGAAGGCAACATCTGAGATTTTAAGGAACATGAGGATTCTCAAGCTTCAAGGTTGGGAGATGAAGTTTCTATCTAAGATTAATGAGCTTAGGAAGAACGAAGAAGGGTGGTTGAAAAAGTATGTCTACACTTCTGCAATGACATCATTTGTCTTTTGGGGTGCTCCCACGTTTGTGTCTGTGGTCACTTTTGGTGCCTGTATGCTAATGGGGATCCCACTTGAATCAGGGAAGATCTTATCTGCACTTGCAACATTTAGGATTCTTCAGGAGCCCATCTATACTCTTCCAGACACAATCTCAATGATAGTTCAAACTAAGGTGTCTCTTGATCGAATTGCATCGTTCCTTCGTCATGATGACTTGCAATCTGATGTTGTAGAGAAGCTTCCAAGAGGTAGTTCTGATACAGCAATAGAGATTATTGATGGGAATTTTTCTTGGGAATTATCTTCCCCTAATCCAACATTGAAAGATATAAATCTCAAAGTGCAAAATGGCTTGAGGGTGGCTGTTTGTGGGACTGTTGGTTCAGGAAAGTCAAGTTTGCTTTCCTGTTTACTGGGAGAAGTGCCCAAGATATCTGGGACCATTAAGTTGTGTGGGACTAAGGCCTATGTTGCACAGTCACCATGGATACAAAGTGGCAAGATAGAAGAGAACATATTGTTTGGTAAGGAGATGGATAGAGAAAAGTATGAGAGCATCCTTGAAGCATGTTCCTTGAAGAAGGACCTTGAAATTCTCTCATTTGGGGATCAGACAGTCATAGGCGAGAGAGGAATCAATTTGAGTGGTGGGCAGAAGCAAAGAATCCAAATAGCACGTGCTCTATATCAAGATGCTGATATTTATCTATTTGATGATCCTTTTAGCGCTGTGGATGCTCATACAGGATCCCACCTCTTTAAG GAATGTTTGCTGGGCCTTTTGAGATCAAAAACAGTGGTTTATGTTACTCATCAAGTAGAGTTCTTACCTGCTGCTGATCTTATCTTG GTCATGAAAGATGGAAGGATTACTCAAGCTGGAAAGTATAGTGATATCCTTAATTCAGGAACtgattttatggaacttgtggGAGCGCATAAAAAGGCTTTGTCAGCTCTTGATTCTGCAGAAGCAGGGTCAGCTTCTAAAAGTACAAGTATGAGCATGGAAGATGGGAGTATGGCCAGTGCGAATGGGGTTgtgcaaaaacaagaaaataaagatgttCAAGATGGTAAAGTAGATGACATAGTGGAGTCAAAAGGACAGATTAtccaagaagaagagagagagaaaggaaaagttAGTTTGTCAGTCTACTGGAAATATATCACGATGGCATACGGAGGAGCTCTTGTGCCATTTATATTGCTGGCACAGGTTCTCTTTCAGCTCCTTCAGATTGGAAGCAATTATTGGATGGCCTGGGCAAGTCCTGTCTCGATGGACGTGAAACCTGCAGTTGGTAGCTCTTTGCTGATAATTGTGTATGTCGCTTTGGCCGTAGGCAGTTCTTTTTGCATCCTTGTGAGGTCCTCACTTCTTGCAACAGTTGGGTACAGGACAGCCACACTACTCTTcaataaaatgcacttttgcATTTTCCGAGCTCCCATGTCATTTTTTGATTCCACTCCAACTGGACGAATCCTAAATAGA GCTTCTACGGACCAAAGTGCTGTGGATTTGAACATTCCAAGTCAAGTTGGGGCAGTTGCCTCCTCGATGATCCAGCTCCTTGGAATTATTGCAGTGATGTCTCAGGTTGCATGGCAggttttcatcatttttatcCCAGTAATTGGAACCTGTATCTGGTATCAG CAATATTACATACCTTCAGCACGAGAACTAGCAAGACTAGTTGGGGTGTGCAAAGCTCCAGTGATACAACATTTTGCTGAAACAATTTCAGGCGCAACAACTATCCGGAGCTTTGATGAAGGGTCAAGATTTAGTGGCACAAATATGAAACTGACAGATGCGTATTGTCGGCCAAAGTTCCACATTGCTGGTGCAATGGAATGGTTATGCTTTCGCTTGGATATGTTATCTTCAATCACATTTGCCGTCTCCTTACTTTTCGTGATCTCTCTTCCAAAGGGAGTCATTGATCCAG GGATTGCGGGCTTAGCTGTGACGTATGGTCTTAATCTAAACATGATACAAACTTGGGTTATTTGGAATATTTGCCAATTGGAGAACAAAATTATATCAGTagagagaatatttcaatacaCTTGTATCTCAAGTGAGCCACCTCTGGTGATAGAAGATAATCAGCCCCATTCTTCTTGGCCATCACATGGACAAGTTGATATTTGTGATCTGCAG GTTCGCTATGCCCCACATATGCCACTTGTATTGCGAGGTCTCACATGCACTTTCCCTGGAGGAATGAAAACTGGCATTGTAGGGAGAACCGGCAGTGGTAAATCAACTCTTATACAAGCACTTTTCCGAATTGTTGAACCTGCTGCTGGTCAAATAATGATAGATGGCATTAACATCTCCTTGATTGGACTGCATGATTTGCGGTCTAGACTAAGTATTATCCCTCAGGATCCAACCATGTTTGAGGGAACTGTACGAAGCAACCTGGATCCACTTGAAGAGTATACAGATGAACAAATTTGGGAG GCTCTGGATAAGTGTCAACTTGGAGATGAAgttagaaagaaagaaggaaaacttGATTCTACAG TTAGTGAGAATGGAGAGAATTGGAGTGTGGGTCAGAGGCAGCTGGTCTGCCTTGGCCGTGTGCTACTCAAGAAAAGTAAGGTATTGGTGCTTGATGAAGCTACTGCATCCGTTGATACGGCTACGGATAATCTGATTCAGCAAACTCTGAGGCAACATTTTTCCAACTGTACGGTCATCACCATTGCACATCGGATAACTTCGGTTCTTGATAGTGATATGGTTCTACTTCTAAATAATG GGCTTATCGAGGAATTTGATTCTCCAATCAGATTGCTAGAAAACAAGTCCTCATCTTTTGCTCAACTTGTGGCAGAGTATACTGTGAGGTCAAATTCCAGTGTTGAAAACTGA